In Gemmatimonas aurantiaca, the genomic stretch TTTACCCACGGCGACTGTCGCTGGTGCGGAAAAACGAAGCGTGCAAAATCACGCGTGATGACCGCCGATGGAGTGCGCGTATCTACCGACGCGGCGACTCTGGTTGCGGCGGGCGGCAAACACGCTGCGGCACATGCCAGCAGGATTGCAGAAAGCGTACAGCGTACGTGCATAGAGCTATTCAATCCTCATGGACACCTGACGTCAGAGTTCAGCTGCGAAACGGGCCTCCCGGAGCGGTGGGCGCCCCAGGGAACGGGGCCCGTTTTGTCAGCGGCAACGAGTCGTTGGGCGGCAGCGTCGCGGCGCCGGCACTCTCACGCCGCCAACCACGCCCGCGCCTCCGCCCGCGAGGCGAACACCCCGAAGTCGCGCCGCGTCCGTTCCTCTGCTACCAGCTCTCCAAAGCGCGAGCTCGCCGCCCCCACCCCGGGCCCGCGCACCACCGCGAGTCGCACCCCGTAGAGCCGAAGCTTCTGCAGCATGGCCCCGGCGATGCCCGAGCTCAAGTCGAAGAATGCTGACGGCAGGTTCTCCGCGTGCAACATCGCTGCGCCGCAGTCCGCCCCGAAGCAGGCCTCCAGCAGGCGGTCGACATCGCCGGCGCCGGCCAGAACCGGTCGACCCGGCGGCCCCTCGATCGCGACGACGCCCGCCTCGTCCACCGCAGCCAACAGCTCAAACATGTCCCGTGGGTTTGTTCGGAAGAAGATGCGTGTGAGCCACCGAACGCTGGCTTCTGCAGCGGGCGATCACAGCATCGCGAGCGCAGCGCGCGTCCGAAAACGCCCGTCTGCAGCAAGCACCGTTAGGCCGGCGCCACGCGGAAGCTGTGTCGAAACGGCCCGTCGCGCAACACAACGGTGATGGTCCACACCCGAGGCGGGCGTATGCTCGGCGCTCCCCGGTCCCGGAGCACTGATGCCCGACGCGGCCTCGGCGGCGCGCGGTGTCTACCGGTCCCGACGCCCGCAGGCATCGCCGCTCTTTAGGTTGGTACCCGACCGCCTGCATTGCCTCCAGTCGGTCTACGACGACCGCTTCGCGCGCGACGACGGCCAATGACGCCCCTTCGTCGCGCAGGTCGCCGACAAGTTCCTCGCGTGCGGCGTGTCGGAGCACGGCTTCGCCCGCATCAGCTCCGACGCATGCACGCACGAATACCTGCTCGCGTTCTTGTGCAATTGCCGCTACTTCTGTCCGCGTTGCCATGCCAAGCGCCTCGCGATCTGGACGCAGTGGCTGGACACCACGCTGCTCGCGCCGATGCCACACGGGCAGGTGGTGCACACCATCCCGAAGCGGCTCCGCGCTTACTGCCTGTACCGGCCCCGCCTGCTCGGCGAGATCGC encodes the following:
- a CDS encoding DUF4180 domain-containing protein; protein product: MFELLAAVDEAGVVAIEGPPGRPVLAGAGDVDRLLEACFGADCGAAMLHAENLPSAFFDLSSGIAGAMLQKLRLYGVRLAVVRGPGVGAASSRFGELVAEERTRRDFGVFASRAEARAWLAA